Within the Gammaproteobacteria bacterium genome, the region CGCGCCGCGGCGAACTGGGCGTCGGACTCGGCGATGATGCCCTCCAGGCTGTGCACCGGGAGGCCGAGCAGGTCCCAGGCCTGGGATTCCATGGGCGGCACCCGACCGATCTCCAGTGCGGGCTCGTGCACCGCGCAGGCAATCACATCGGCCAGATGGACGATCACGGTCTCGAACCGGGGGGCATGCGCATTCGCCTGCAAGGGTGCGTGATGCGCCTGGGCGGCCTCGATCAGCGTATCCGGCAACCGCCAGGCGCGCAGCAAGGCCGCCCCGACCTCACCGTGGTCGAAACCGAGTGCATCGCGCTCCAGGACGTGCAGCGGCGTCAGCTCCGCGCGCGCCCGGCGCACCATGTTCGCGGCGATCTCCGGGATCTGCTGATACATGACCAGTGCACCGATGTCGTGGAGCAGGCCGGCGATCAGGTAGCGCTCGGCATTGGGTGCGCGTTGCCGGCCCGCCAGCACGCGCGCGACCACGCCGGTGTAGAGGCTGTGGTCCCAGAAGGCGTCCATGGACACCAGCTCGGGCGGGATTCCCTTGAATGCCTTGGTGACGCTGGTCGCCAGGATCAGATCCAGCAGTTCCAGCGTACCGACGACGGCGATGGCGCGC harbors:
- a CDS encoding HDOD domain-containing protein, with the protein product MIHSVERLVQDSLELTSLPEVVVCAIDLINDPDSSAAAIGQVIGKDPALTARLLQIVNSPFYGFPSRIDTVSRAIAVVGTLELLDLILATSVTKAFKGIPPELVSMDAFWDHSLYTGVVARVLAGRQRAPNAERYLIAGLLHDIGALVMYQQIPEIAANMVRRARAELTPLHVLERDALGFDHGEVGAALLRAWRLPDTLIEAAQAHHAPLQANAHAPRFETVIVHLADVIACAVHEPALEIGRVPPMESQAWDLLGLPVHSLEGIIAESDAQFAAARQAILPHSSAA